The proteins below come from a single Roseiflexus sp. RS-1 genomic window:
- a CDS encoding Crp/Fnr family transcriptional regulator, giving the protein MNPRVLENLRKVEIFAGLSDDELMQVAGVCRAIRTPASQTVFNEGDTGDELYIVHEGTVRVMITTRLSDGTVAPSTINTLYPGQCFGEQALLGGAARTATVMTNEPTVLIVIRALDFDALAERSPRIGFVVMRNLARDLAYKLNASNLLLRGNIRWRGDELGKRMGG; this is encoded by the coding sequence ATGAACCCGCGCGTGCTCGAAAATCTGCGTAAAGTCGAGATCTTTGCCGGTTTGAGCGACGATGAACTGATGCAGGTTGCGGGAGTGTGCAGAGCGATCCGCACGCCTGCGAGCCAGACGGTTTTCAATGAAGGCGACACCGGCGACGAGTTGTACATCGTGCACGAAGGTACGGTGCGCGTCATGATCACAACGCGCCTGTCGGATGGGACGGTAGCGCCATCGACGATCAACACCCTGTATCCGGGTCAGTGTTTTGGCGAGCAGGCATTGCTCGGCGGTGCAGCGCGCACCGCAACGGTGATGACGAATGAACCGACGGTGCTGATCGTTATTCGGGCGCTGGATTTTGATGCGCTGGCGGAACGCAGCCCGCGGATCGGCTTCGTTGTGATGCGCAATCTGGCGCGCGACCTGGCGTATAAACTCAATGCGTCCAACCTGCTGTTGCGTGGCAACATCCGCTGGCGTGGCGATGAATTGGGAAAGCGGATGGGCGGGTAA
- a CDS encoding class F sortase, with protein MTHVIRWILVMLMGVLIAGCGAPPAQMSSASNMRAASPAALLPTASAPPVAATPLPTLAPTATTVPTAIPTATPAPTLPPTTAPSPVPTARPQAVPPARLVINAIDLDRVLIPVGLDANRVPVVPDHDVGWYRLGAMPGQGDNIVLWGHVLRFRKTPHIPAPFARLRELSPGATVILIDERGVEHRYTVTRQVWATPDEVHYMLPQGREMVTMISCIGDKIIADGSIEMTHRLITIAEPEIVAR; from the coding sequence GCCGGTTGTGGCGCGCCGCCTGCGCAGATGTCGTCCGCGTCCAATATGCGCGCTGCATCTCCAGCAGCCCTGTTGCCCACCGCGTCGGCGCCGCCGGTTGCTGCGACGCCCCTGCCAACCCTGGCGCCAACCGCAACCACTGTACCGACTGCAATTCCAACTGCTACCCCCGCACCGACGCTGCCACCAACCACGGCGCCCTCCCCGGTTCCAACTGCCCGCCCGCAAGCCGTGCCGCCTGCGCGTTTAGTCATCAATGCCATTGATCTGGATCGCGTCCTGATCCCGGTAGGTCTCGATGCGAACCGTGTCCCGGTGGTGCCCGATCACGATGTGGGATGGTACCGACTCGGCGCAATGCCGGGACAGGGTGATAATATCGTGCTTTGGGGACACGTATTGCGCTTCCGCAAGACGCCGCATATCCCTGCGCCATTCGCGCGTCTGAGGGAGTTGAGTCCTGGAGCGACCGTGATTCTGATCGACGAACGCGGTGTCGAACATCGCTATACCGTGACACGCCAGGTATGGGCCACGCCGGACGAGGTTCACTACATGCTGCCGCAGGGACGCGAGATGGTGACCATGATTTCGTGCATTGGCGACAAGATCATTGCCGATGGCAGCATTGAAATGACCCATCGCCTGATTACGATTGCGGAGCCGGAGATTGTTGCACGCTGA
- a CDS encoding alpha-amylase family glycosyl hydrolase: protein MTFVRDMLSRPRPPRIRHDVQLPRRVAYYPSPVDWRDEVIYFLMVDRFSDGQEDTRPLLDRRYLAAARPALPNGDPWRWDRWALSGGERFQGGTLRGIISKLGYLQRLGITTLWLSPVCKQRVHLDTYHGYAIQDFLDVDPRFGTRQDLVDLVSAAHERGMRVLLDIVFQHTGPNWRYPPDVPGGADMPRYTSGRYPFGSWVDAAGAPLVGIPDVNDAAWPEEMRTIDYYTRAGAGDLGAGAIDDPDAEHKRSDFFTLRDINLDAPGALTDLALCYKYWIALTDCDGFRIDTLKHVSFEQARNFCGTIKEFAANLGKANFFLVGEVAGGDFAATRYLDALERNLNAALDIGEMRLALGDVAKGLAPARAYFDGFVPGLAIMGSHRNLGSRHISILDDHDHVFGTKLRFSTDVMSQHHAAAAVALQLFTLGIPCIYYGTEQALGGPEPSERQWLPEWGRADRYLREAMFGPLHPRASGRAGIDPQALDTSLPGFGPFGTAGHHCFDERFPVYLRIAALAALRAAFPVLRHGRQYLRPISNFNQPFAFPPAGEIVAWSRILDDEEALCVINPNGLAARGGDVVVDAALNRPGDTMTVILNTAQAADPDGYDGLYPKGRQLTVRERNGTSYVEIRNLPPAETLVLTNRP from the coding sequence ATGACGTTCGTCCGCGATATGTTAAGCCGACCACGCCCGCCACGCATCAGGCATGATGTTCAGTTGCCGCGTCGGGTTGCATACTACCCGTCACCGGTCGACTGGCGTGACGAGGTGATCTACTTTTTGATGGTTGATCGCTTCAGCGATGGACAGGAAGATACCCGCCCGTTGCTCGACCGGCGCTACCTGGCGGCAGCGCGACCGGCGCTGCCCAACGGCGACCCCTGGCGCTGGGATCGCTGGGCGTTGTCGGGCGGTGAACGATTTCAGGGCGGCACGTTGCGTGGAATCATATCGAAACTCGGCTATCTGCAGCGGCTCGGCATCACCACCCTGTGGCTCAGCCCGGTCTGCAAACAGCGCGTCCACCTCGACACCTATCACGGCTATGCCATTCAGGATTTTCTGGATGTCGATCCGCGCTTCGGCACGCGCCAGGACCTGGTCGATCTGGTGAGCGCTGCGCATGAGCGTGGCATGCGGGTATTGCTCGACATCGTGTTCCAGCACACCGGTCCCAACTGGCGCTACCCGCCCGATGTTCCCGGTGGCGCAGACATGCCGCGCTATACGAGCGGGCGCTACCCGTTCGGCAGTTGGGTCGATGCTGCGGGTGCGCCGCTCGTGGGCATTCCTGATGTGAACGATGCTGCCTGGCCCGAAGAGATGCGCACGATCGACTATTATACGCGCGCTGGCGCCGGCGATCTGGGCGCTGGCGCTATCGATGATCCGGATGCCGAGCATAAACGGTCGGACTTTTTCACGCTGCGCGACATCAATCTCGATGCGCCGGGCGCGCTCACCGATCTGGCGCTGTGCTACAAATACTGGATTGCGTTGACCGACTGCGATGGGTTTCGAATCGATACGCTCAAACATGTCTCATTCGAGCAGGCGCGCAATTTCTGCGGCACGATCAAGGAGTTCGCCGCCAACCTGGGCAAAGCGAACTTCTTCCTGGTCGGCGAAGTCGCCGGGGGCGATTTTGCCGCAACACGCTACCTCGACGCGCTGGAGCGCAACCTGAATGCCGCACTCGATATCGGCGAAATGCGCCTGGCGCTCGGAGATGTTGCAAAGGGGCTGGCGCCAGCGCGCGCCTATTTCGACGGGTTCGTGCCGGGGCTGGCAATCATGGGGTCGCACCGCAATCTCGGCAGTCGCCATATCTCAATCCTCGACGATCACGACCACGTTTTTGGAACAAAACTCCGTTTCTCAACCGATGTGATGTCGCAGCATCATGCGGCGGCAGCAGTCGCACTGCAACTCTTCACGCTCGGCATTCCATGCATCTATTACGGCACCGAACAGGCGCTCGGCGGTCCTGAACCATCGGAGCGACAGTGGTTGCCGGAGTGGGGACGCGCCGACCGCTACCTGCGCGAGGCGATGTTCGGTCCACTCCACCCGCGCGCGTCCGGTCGCGCCGGGATCGACCCCCAGGCGCTCGATACATCGTTGCCAGGATTTGGACCTTTTGGCACTGCCGGGCATCACTGCTTCGACGAGCGCTTTCCAGTCTACCTGCGCATCGCGGCGCTGGCAGCCCTGCGCGCCGCCTTCCCGGTGTTACGCCACGGTCGCCAGTATCTGCGCCCGATTTCAAACTTCAACCAGCCATTCGCATTCCCGCCAGCCGGAGAAATCGTCGCCTGGTCGCGCATCCTCGATGACGAGGAGGCGTTGTGCGTGATCAATCCGAATGGTCTGGCGGCACGTGGCGGCGATGTAGTGGTCGATGCCGCACTGAACCGCCCCGGTGATACCATGACGGTCATCCTGAATACCGCCCAGGCCGCTGATCCAGACGGCTATGACGGTCTGTATCCCAAAGGACGGCAATTGACGGTTAGAGAGCGGAATGGAACGTCGTATGTTGAAATTCGCAACCTGCCGCCAGCCGAGACGCTGGTGCTGACAAACCGACCATAG
- a CDS encoding SDR family oxidoreductase produces MSEPFLHSLFSLEGKVAVVTGGSGALGAAMAKGLAQAGARVAVLARRIEPVTAIVAAIETGGGTALALSADVRERAQVERACATIVDRWERVDILVNAAGGNMPGATLAPEASLLDLDPEAFRAVVDLNLIGVLLPSLVFGATIITAPGQGTIINISSMAAQRPLTRIAGYSAAKAAVENLTRWMAIELARRYGSGLRVNAIAPGFFIGEQNRALLLNPDGSLTARGEHILAHTPAGRLGVPEDLIATLIWLCSPGAAFVNGAVIPVDGGFSAFSGV; encoded by the coding sequence ATGTCTGAGCCATTTCTTCACTCCCTGTTCAGCCTGGAGGGGAAAGTTGCCGTGGTCACCGGCGGAAGCGGTGCGCTGGGTGCGGCGATGGCGAAAGGTCTGGCGCAAGCCGGTGCGCGCGTCGCCGTTCTTGCCCGACGGATCGAACCGGTGACCGCAATCGTCGCCGCCATCGAAACGGGTGGCGGCACGGCGCTGGCGCTCAGCGCCGATGTGCGTGAGCGCGCCCAGGTCGAACGCGCGTGTGCCACCATCGTTGATCGCTGGGAACGGGTCGATATCCTGGTCAATGCCGCTGGCGGCAATATGCCTGGCGCGACGCTGGCGCCTGAGGCTTCATTACTTGATCTCGACCCTGAGGCGTTTCGCGCCGTCGTCGATCTGAACCTGATCGGTGTGCTGCTGCCGTCACTTGTGTTTGGTGCGACAATCATTACTGCGCCGGGGCAGGGAACGATCATCAACATCTCATCAATGGCAGCGCAGCGTCCACTGACGCGGATCGCCGGCTACAGCGCCGCCAAAGCTGCCGTCGAAAACCTGACGCGCTGGATGGCGATTGAACTGGCGCGGCGGTACGGTTCTGGATTGCGGGTTAATGCCATTGCACCCGGCTTTTTCATCGGTGAACAGAACCGTGCGTTGTTGCTCAATCCTGATGGGTCGCTCACCGCGCGTGGTGAGCACATTCTCGCGCATACGCCCGCCGGGCGCCTTGGCGTCCCGGAAGACCTGATCGCAACCCTGATCTGGCTCTGTAGCCCGGGTGCGGCATTCGTCAACGGCGCCGTCATACCGGTGGACGGCGGCTTTTCAGCGTTCAGCGGCGTGTGA